Proteins encoded in a region of the Anabaena sp. PCC 7108 genome:
- a CDS encoding HlyD family efflux transporter periplasmic adaptor subunit: MSKHHQQQSAIVSAQAELKLNQRQYEDRKITTVAEVREAQAALELATEELARYQQLANTGAIAQLQLKEREAALKTAEAKLQRVQAAINPSNAAVTMAQEKIAQASAGGKATLARLNQEKEELVQRRTEVETRLSSDRLELLQIATELKNTVIRASVSGILQKLNLRNIKQVVRPGDEIAQIAPKDAPLIVKAFVASADIGKLETNQNVQIRVFACPYPDYGILQGTVSAVSPDVFMFAVRYSYPSRRSHELNE; the protein is encoded by the coding sequence GTGTCGAAACATCATCAACAACAAAGTGCGATCGTCTCAGCCCAAGCAGAACTGAAATTAAATCAACGACAGTATGAAGATAGAAAAATTACCACAGTTGCGGAAGTAAGAGAGGCTCAAGCCGCCTTAGAGTTAGCAACAGAAGAACTTGCTAGATATCAACAACTAGCCAACACAGGGGCGATCGCACAACTGCAACTAAAAGAACGGGAAGCAGCCCTGAAAACTGCGGAAGCGAAACTCCAAAGAGTGCAAGCAGCAATTAATCCTAGCAATGCAGCCGTAACAATGGCACAGGAAAAAATTGCCCAAGCCAGCGCCGGTGGGAAAGCAACTCTTGCCCGATTAAACCAAGAAAAGGAAGAATTAGTCCAGCGGCGAACAGAAGTCGAGACTCGACTGAGTAGCGATCGCCTCGAACTCCTACAAATTGCCACCGAACTGAAAAATACAGTCATTCGTGCCTCTGTTTCTGGTATCCTTCAAAAACTCAATCTCCGTAATATTAAGCAAGTCGTTCGTCCCGGTGATGAAATTGCCCAAATTGCTCCCAAGGATGCGCCCTTAATCGTAAAAGCTTTTGTCGCTTCTGCTGATATCGGCAAGTTGGAAACAAACCAAAATGTGCAGATCCGGGTTTTTGCTTGTCCTTATCCAGATTATGGCATTCTCCAAGGGACGGTAAGTGCTGTTTCCCCAGATGTGTTTATGTTTGCAGTTCGCTACAGCTACCCTTCTAGGCGATCGCATGAACTTAACGAGTAA
- a CDS encoding EF-hand domain-containing protein — protein sequence MTTEQELQSLFNTLDRDLDGKVSINELFLSPGLSAIISSETNTSSPQELLARYDSDEDGSITFEELKEAVEKANNLT from the coding sequence ATGACAACCGAGCAAGAGCTTCAATCTCTTTTTAATACCTTAGATCGCGATCTAGACGGCAAAGTGTCCATTAATGAGCTTTTTTTAAGTCCTGGCTTAAGTGCAATCATCTCATCAGAAACAAATACCAGTAGCCCCCAGGAGTTACTAGCACGGTATGATTCAGACGAAGACGGTAGTATTACCTTTGAAGAGTTAAAGGAAGCAGTTGAGAAAGCAAATAATTTAACCTAG
- a CDS encoding TAXI family TRAP transporter solute-binding subunit — MATFKNNHQSKFLNFFLVLDPFSRLIFLGLGFTSIGTFVIIVWNIFNYLTPPQLTIAAGDKTGESYIISEAIKKVIERRTNIKMEIEETRGTTQNLEMLSVGKAQLAMAQVDVAAEEIGTLNSQSKANARTVALLYKDTFQLVVKNPQINQFVQLKGKTIALAANGGQYQSFLTVAKHFGLSEKDFKITGVDSSGKPIPGYNDQIADQDFRENKADAVFRVRAVGNKSIANLVNNYQGRLISIPQAEAMKIKQPAFEAAIIPQGAYRGNYPVPNTNLPTVAVSRLLLTSNQVDANVIRKFIQAIYENRQEIANEIPLNYAEVKPLISSINRPRENSGVDIFLHPGALAFYERNKPSFIQEYADYIGLLLTVFLLIVQWIHQLKLWIEQSKKDEADEYLKSAISLMKEGQYQLEERQKMLDKTFNEAAKALVAENISQESFRTFNEAYKNTREAIERDKQIAQQTIEKTQRENAAKYIKIVVKLLQYRQQNQNVLIQQKLDQILEQVVSDLVLENISQESFRTFIEAYKATRDSIERKNPSLN, encoded by the coding sequence ATGGCAACATTTAAAAATAACCATCAATCCAAGTTTTTGAATTTTTTTTTAGTGCTAGATCCTTTCTCTAGGCTAATTTTTTTAGGACTTGGTTTTACTAGTATTGGTACGTTTGTCATCATTGTTTGGAATATTTTTAATTATCTGACACCACCTCAATTGACTATAGCTGCTGGAGATAAAACCGGAGAAAGTTATATTATCAGTGAAGCTATAAAAAAGGTAATTGAACGTAGAACTAATATCAAAATGGAAATAGAAGAAACTAGAGGGACAACACAAAATCTAGAAATGTTATCAGTAGGAAAAGCTCAGTTAGCAATGGCTCAGGTGGATGTTGCTGCTGAGGAAATTGGTACTTTAAATTCTCAGTCTAAAGCTAATGCGAGAACAGTAGCTTTATTGTATAAAGATACTTTTCAGTTAGTTGTGAAAAATCCTCAGATTAATCAATTTGTGCAACTTAAAGGGAAAACTATTGCTTTAGCCGCTAATGGTGGACAATATCAGTCTTTTTTGACCGTAGCAAAGCATTTTGGTTTGAGTGAAAAAGACTTTAAAATTACAGGTGTAGATAGTAGTGGTAAACCTATTCCTGGTTATAATGATCAGATAGCGGATCAAGATTTTCGTGAAAATAAAGCCGATGCTGTGTTTCGTGTCCGTGCTGTAGGTAATAAATCTATTGCTAATCTTGTCAATAATTATCAGGGGAGATTAATATCAATTCCCCAAGCCGAGGCGATGAAAATTAAGCAACCTGCCTTTGAAGCTGCGATAATTCCTCAGGGTGCATATAGAGGTAATTACCCTGTTCCTAATACTAATTTACCTACAGTAGCAGTATCAAGATTACTATTAACAAGTAATCAAGTAGATGCTAATGTGATTAGAAAATTTATTCAGGCTATCTATGAAAATCGCCAAGAAATAGCTAATGAAATTCCTCTAAATTATGCTGAAGTTAAACCTTTAATTTCTAGTATTAATCGCCCTAGAGAAAATAGTGGTGTTGATATTTTTTTACATCCTGGTGCTTTGGCTTTCTATGAAAGAAATAAACCATCTTTTATTCAAGAATACGCCGATTATATTGGTTTATTATTAACAGTGTTTTTACTGATAGTACAATGGATTCATCAACTCAAGTTATGGATTGAACAGAGTAAAAAAGATGAAGCTGATGAATATCTTAAATCAGCTATCAGCTTAATGAAAGAAGGTCAATACCAGCTTGAAGAAAGACAAAAAATGCTTGATAAAACCTTTAATGAAGCTGCTAAAGCTCTGGTTGCTGAAAATATTTCTCAAGAGTCATTTCGTACATTTAACGAAGCCTATAAAAATACTAGGGAAGCGATAGAAAGAGATAAACAAATTGCTCAACAAACTATTGAAAAAACACAAAGAGAGAATGCGGCTAAATATATTAAAATAGTGGTTAAATTACTGCAATATCGTCAACAAAATCAAAATGTACTGATTCAACAAAAGTTAGATCAAATTCTCGAACAAGTAGTGAGTGATTTGGTATTAGAAAATATTTCTCAAGAATCATTCCGAACTTTTATTGAGGCATATAAAGCTACAAGGGATTCTATTGAACGTAAGAACCCATCATTGAACTAA
- a CDS encoding sorbosone dehydrogenase family protein has translation MKQIRTILARKLLFSMVLVGISACNLATTESANTNNQQTQTAQQVSQQTATNNQACTLVENGFGSQGQVKLRVEEVVTGLEVPWGIAFLPNRDMLITERPGRVRLVRNGKLIPKPVATINVTESGEDGLLGIATHPNFVKNRFFYIYYTADKNGSQVNRVERWRLSENGLTASPDKVIVDNIPVAQFHNGGRIRFGPDGMLYIGTGDAREPQSSQDVNSLAGKILRVTPDGQVPQDNPFAKNPVYITGIRNTQGFDWLDKSTLWVTDHGPSGDLGRRGHDELSLAKAGDNLGWPTIYRCESKKGMVTPSIVWREALPPGGAAIYTGNSIPEWKGSLIIASLRSQHLQRVVFNPQSPQKIERHEVYLQGQYGRLREAIMGTDGELYVTTSNCDGRGNCPPQRDKILRITR, from the coding sequence ATGAAACAGATCAGAACTATTCTTGCTAGAAAATTACTTTTTAGCATGGTTTTAGTAGGAATTTCAGCTTGCAACTTAGCAACAACTGAGTCCGCAAACACTAATAATCAACAAACACAAACAGCCCAACAAGTAAGCCAACAAACTGCTACTAACAATCAAGCCTGTACTTTAGTAGAAAATGGCTTCGGTTCCCAAGGGCAGGTAAAACTGCGGGTAGAAGAAGTAGTAACAGGTCTAGAAGTTCCTTGGGGAATAGCTTTTCTGCCAAATAGAGATATGTTAATTACCGAACGACCGGGACGAGTCCGCCTCGTGCGGAATGGTAAACTTATTCCCAAACCAGTCGCTACTATCAATGTCACAGAAAGCGGTGAAGATGGTTTATTGGGTATTGCCACTCATCCTAACTTTGTTAAAAACCGATTTTTTTACATTTACTACACTGCTGATAAAAATGGATCACAGGTTAATCGTGTTGAACGATGGCGACTGTCTGAGAATGGACTTACTGCTTCCCCTGATAAAGTAATTGTTGATAATATTCCCGTAGCACAATTTCATAACGGTGGTCGCATTCGCTTTGGACCAGATGGAATGCTTTACATTGGCACAGGTGATGCCAGAGAACCGCAAAGTTCCCAGGATGTTAATAGCCTTGCTGGTAAAATCCTGCGTGTGACACCTGACGGACAAGTACCGCAAGACAATCCGTTTGCTAAAAATCCTGTCTATATAACTGGGATTCGCAACACTCAAGGGTTTGATTGGCTGGATAAATCGACACTATGGGTGACAGATCACGGACCTAGTGGGGATTTGGGAAGAAGGGGTCACGATGAACTCAGTTTAGCAAAAGCAGGAGACAATCTGGGCTGGCCTACTATCTACCGTTGTGAATCAAAGAAAGGAATGGTTACTCCGTCAATTGTTTGGCGTGAAGCTTTACCTCCTGGTGGGGCAGCAATTTATACTGGCAATTCTATTCCTGAGTGGAAAGGGAGCTTAATAATTGCCAGTCTCCGTTCCCAACACTTGCAGCGCGTTGTTTTCAACCCCCAATCTCCCCAAAAAATTGAGCGTCATGAGGTGTATTTGCAAGGTCAATATGGACGACTGCGAGAAGCAATTATGGGGACAGATGGTGAATTATATGTCACCACCAGTAACTGTGATGGACGCGGAAATTGTCCTCCACAGCGGGATAAAATTCTCCGCATTACTCGTTAA
- a CDS encoding HAD hydrolase-like protein, translated as MSLLLVDLDGTIRKPLSGQQYFLHPEDQEIIVGADVALSTYKDDSIIVGITNQGGVAAGHKSFQECIQEQQYTLELFPELREIYFCPDFEGRKCFRITRHNVHNHSKTKWSGHYRKPGAGMLQLAMVRHKQIPENTCYVGDRSEDETAARRAGIRFQWAANWLEQHQGIIAQVADVQ; from the coding sequence ATGAGCTTATTACTGGTAGACTTGGACGGCACAATCCGCAAACCACTGAGCGGACAGCAATACTTTCTACATCCTGAAGACCAAGAAATTATTGTAGGTGCTGATGTAGCTCTTAGTACCTATAAAGATGATTCGATTATTGTTGGCATCACCAATCAGGGCGGGGTTGCTGCCGGACACAAGTCTTTTCAAGAGTGTATTCAAGAACAGCAGTACACGCTTGAGCTATTTCCAGAATTAAGAGAAATCTATTTTTGCCCCGACTTTGAAGGGAGGAAGTGTTTTCGCATCACCCGGCATAATGTCCATAACCACAGTAAAACCAAATGGTCTGGACATTACCGCAAACCGGGAGCCGGAATGTTGCAGTTAGCGATGGTTCGGCACAAACAAATTCCAGAAAATACCTGCTATGTGGGTGATCGCTCTGAGGATGAAACAGCCGCTCGTCGTGCTGGAATACGGTTCCAATGGGCTGCAAATTGGCTAGAACAACATCAAGGGATTATTGCTCAAGTCGCAGATGTACAGTAA
- a CDS encoding tyrosine-type recombinase/integrase yields MMFRHGLRASEAGSLKWDAVMLAENAVWINRLKGSEAGFHPLGADERTALLRGAISQLWEYW; encoded by the coding sequence ATGATGTTTCGACACGGTTTAAGAGCGAGTGAAGCGGGCAGCTTGAAGTGGGATGCGGTGATGTTGGCGGAAAATGCGGTGTGGATTAACCGCTTGAAGGGGAGTGAGGCAGGATTTCATCCCTTGGGGGCGGATGAGCGAACGGCGTTGCTAAGGGGAGCAATCTCTCAACTCTGGGAATATTGGTAG
- a CDS encoding RNA-guided endonuclease InsQ/TnpB family protein, translating to MTVFSLFSIFDIKTVSVTKKADGYYVTLSLEDKTVPVVSHDFDVNNIVGIDVGLIDFIVTSDDERIPAPKFLRKAERKLKSAQRRVSRRKKGSNRRKKAIQKLGKQHKKVADTRKDFHFKTANNLLKKYDVVAVEKLNIKGLAKSRLAKSINDAGWGQFISILLNKAENAGLKVIAVNPNGTSQECSNCGTKVIKVLSERTHNCPDCKVSLCRDLNASLNIKNRGTHDLKAQIMSSLKSL from the coding sequence ATTACAGTATTTAGTCTGTTCAGCATATTTGACATTAAAACTGTATCTGTAACCAAAAAAGCAGACGGATACTATGTAACTTTGAGCTTAGAAGATAAAACAGTTCCAGTTGTTAGTCATGATTTTGATGTTAATAATATTGTTGGAATTGATGTAGGATTGATTGACTTTATTGTTACTTCTGACGACGAAAGAATTCCTGCACCAAAATTTTTACGTAAAGCTGAACGTAAATTAAAATCGGCACAGCGCAGAGTATCAAGACGTAAAAAGGGTTCTAATCGTCGCAAAAAAGCTATTCAGAAGTTGGGAAAACAGCATAAGAAAGTCGCTGATACTCGGAAAGACTTTCATTTTAAAACCGCTAATAACTTACTCAAAAAGTATGATGTTGTCGCAGTAGAAAAATTGAATATCAAAGGTCTAGCTAAGTCACGATTGGCTAAAAGTATTAATGACGCAGGTTGGGGGCAGTTTATTTCAATCCTCTTGAACAAAGCCGAAAATGCTGGTTTGAAGGTAATTGCTGTAAATCCTAACGGCACTAGTCAAGAATGCTCTAATTGTGGCACTAAGGTAATAAAGGTGCTATCAGAAAGAACACACAATTGCCCTGATTGTAAGGTCAGCTTGTGTAGGGATCTGAACGCCTCTCTAAATATAAAGAATCGTGGGACGCACGATCTTAAAGCTCAGATTATGTCTTCGTTGAAGAGTCTCTGA
- a CDS encoding DUF72 domain-containing protein gives MTSNPPQLQIGTSGWVYKHWMEIFYPVNLPKNQQLSFYSQHFSTVEINFSFYRLPELAVFENWRLQTPEKFIFAVKGSRYLTHMKKLKDPDEPVSRLMERAYGLQEKLGPILFQFPHQWHINLERLQPFLELLQIHPQQRYVLEFRHPSWLIPEVYKLLESAGVALCLPVSPTVPLDICLTAPWTYIRMHSGKWGTGYGEEELLTWSERIRSFITQGCDVYVYFNNDAEAYAIRDARSLKSLVYSN, from the coding sequence ATGACATCAAATCCTCCCCAATTACAAATTGGCACTAGTGGCTGGGTTTATAAGCACTGGATGGAAATTTTTTATCCAGTGAATTTACCAAAAAACCAGCAATTATCATTTTACTCTCAGCACTTCTCTACTGTAGAAATTAACTTTTCTTTCTACCGCTTGCCAGAATTGGCTGTGTTTGAAAATTGGCGATTACAAACACCAGAAAAATTCATTTTTGCTGTTAAAGGTAGCCGCTATCTCACCCACATGAAGAAGTTAAAAGACCCAGATGAGCCAGTATCTCGCCTGATGGAGCGAGCCTACGGTTTGCAAGAAAAACTAGGGCCAATTTTATTTCAATTTCCGCATCAATGGCACATTAATCTAGAGCGCCTGCAACCTTTTTTAGAATTACTCCAAATCCACCCGCAGCAAAGATATGTATTGGAATTTCGCCACCCAAGCTGGCTAATTCCCGAAGTTTACAAACTACTTGAAAGTGCCGGTGTAGCCCTCTGCTTACCAGTCAGCCCAACAGTACCTTTAGACATTTGCCTCACTGCGCCTTGGACTTATATTCGGATGCACAGTGGTAAATGGGGAACTGGCTATGGTGAGGAAGAATTACTTACTTGGAGTGAACGTATTCGTTCATTTATAACACAGGGTTGTGATGTATATGTATATTTTAATAACGATGCCGAAGCATATGCAATTCGTGATGCTCGCAGTTTAAAGAGTTTAGTTTACAGCAATTAG
- a CDS encoding AAA family ATPase encodes MDLFDQNLIQLTETEAPLAARMRPRTLDEFIGQDHIIGQGRLLQRAISLDQLSSLIFYGPPGTGKTTLARVIANTTRAHFIAINAVLSGVKEIRAAIETAQAQRKYHHQKTILFVDEVHRFNKSQQDALLPWVENGTVILIGATTENPYFEVNKALISRSRIFQLKPLNEQDLYRVVEQTLTDKQRGYGNLAITIDPDALAHLINVANGDARSLLNALELAVGTTPLTAEDSPFTVKSQPLTATSQQSTSANTTGVIHITLAVAEESIQQRAVLYDKEGDVHFDTISAFIKSLRGSDPDAALYWLAKMVYAGEDPRFIFRRMLILASEDVGLADPQAVVVVNACAEAFDRVGMPEGRYHLAQAALYLATAPKSNSIMGFFDALAAVEQEREAEVPTHLKDANRDQKGFGHGAGYLYPHAYRDHWVAQQYLPASLQGQVFYQPSTQGFEGEINTQVARRREAQLAAMMSGLGTEPLEVLTYGNTDAASERWLQRTLSQIGTQLAAVRDRIFTIAQLQRHHVVLDINAGTGLLTWEAVRHVPEGGVYACVRSESDVQALLEQAATLDELRQPMVITAKITDLPAVLASQVPSVQFDCIIGRNALLNEPDKMAAAQVLAQILPQSGRLVLAETVPRHTQRLYRLLEQQKLGAKLYDGLRPNLGERLVTAEEAIYTHSSDPMLNWDVEDLRKAFEVAGLKVAAVLEQSSTPMHITPAFLNRLFATNAKRPSYLDRLALTLKPQELKAIKEIFTQYLLNQTVNWETSIIFVQAWRKSVQN; translated from the coding sequence ATGGATTTATTTGACCAAAATTTGATTCAACTAACAGAAACGGAAGCACCACTAGCAGCACGGATGCGTCCCCGAACTCTGGATGAATTTATTGGTCAAGACCATATCATCGGACAGGGACGACTCCTGCAACGTGCCATTAGTTTAGATCAATTATCATCACTAATTTTTTACGGGCCACCAGGAACTGGTAAAACTACTCTTGCCCGTGTAATTGCCAACACTACCCGCGCTCATTTCATTGCTATCAATGCCGTATTGTCTGGTGTTAAAGAAATTCGCGCTGCCATTGAAACAGCCCAAGCACAACGCAAGTACCACCACCAAAAAACGATTCTTTTTGTAGATGAAGTCCACCGTTTCAATAAATCCCAACAAGATGCCCTACTACCTTGGGTAGAAAATGGTACAGTCATCTTGATTGGAGCAACTACAGAAAATCCTTACTTTGAAGTCAATAAAGCACTCATTAGTCGTTCACGTATTTTTCAACTCAAGCCACTTAACGAGCAAGATTTATATCGGGTAGTTGAACAAACATTAACTGATAAACAGCGTGGTTATGGCAACTTAGCAATAACCATAGACCCTGATGCTTTGGCTCATCTTATTAATGTTGCTAACGGTGATGCTCGTTCATTATTAAATGCTTTGGAATTGGCAGTAGGAACAACACCCTTAACTGCTGAGGATTCACCGTTCACTGTTAAAAGCCAACCGTTAACAGCTACCAGTCAACAGTCAACATCAGCTAATACCACAGGCGTTATTCATATCACATTAGCAGTTGCAGAAGAATCCATTCAACAGCGAGCCGTTTTATACGATAAAGAAGGCGATGTTCACTTTGATACTATCAGTGCCTTCATTAAAAGTTTGCGTGGTTCTGACCCAGATGCAGCACTATATTGGCTGGCAAAAATGGTTTATGCTGGAGAAGATCCACGCTTTATCTTCCGGCGAATGTTAATTTTAGCCAGCGAAGATGTGGGACTAGCTGACCCCCAGGCTGTGGTAGTTGTCAATGCCTGTGCAGAAGCTTTTGACCGTGTAGGAATGCCAGAAGGACGTTATCATTTAGCCCAAGCAGCCCTTTATTTGGCAACTGCACCTAAGTCCAACAGTATCATGGGATTCTTCGATGCTTTAGCAGCAGTTGAGCAGGAACGAGAAGCAGAAGTTCCCACCCACCTCAAAGATGCCAATCGTGATCAAAAAGGTTTTGGGCATGGAGCAGGTTATCTCTATCCTCATGCTTACCGTGACCACTGGGTGGCACAACAATATCTACCAGCTAGCCTGCAAGGACAGGTATTTTACCAACCCTCAACCCAAGGTTTTGAGGGGGAAATTAATACACAGGTAGCACGTCGTCGTGAAGCTCAACTTGCTGCTATGATGTCCGGCTTAGGTACTGAACCACTAGAAGTCCTAACTTACGGCAATACTGATGCAGCTTCAGAACGTTGGTTGCAACGCACACTTTCGCAAATAGGTACACAGTTAGCAGCGGTACGCGATCGCATTTTCACCATCGCTCAATTACAGCGTCATCATGTCGTTTTAGATATCAATGCAGGTACTGGTTTACTGACCTGGGAAGCAGTCCGCCATGTCCCAGAAGGTGGAGTGTATGCTTGTGTTCGCAGTGAAAGCGATGTCCAAGCTTTACTGGAACAGGCTGCGACGCTGGACGAATTAAGGCAACCAATGGTGATAACTGCAAAGATAACTGACTTACCTGCTGTATTAGCCTCCCAAGTACCAAGTGTGCAATTTGACTGTATCATCGGTCGGAATGCGCTATTAAATGAGCCTGATAAAATGGCGGCTGCCCAAGTTTTAGCTCAAATCCTACCCCAGTCAGGAAGACTTGTACTGGCAGAAACTGTGCCACGGCATACACAAAGACTTTATCGTTTGCTGGAACAGCAAAAGCTTGGTGCTAAGTTGTACGATGGACTACGCCCCAACCTAGGCGAACGCCTAGTAACGGCTGAAGAAGCTATTTATACTCATTCCTCAGACCCAATGCTGAATTGGGATGTAGAGGATTTGCGAAAGGCTTTTGAAGTAGCTGGTTTGAAAGTGGCAGCGGTTCTGGAGCAAAGTTCCACCCCAATGCACATTACACCAGCCTTTCTCAATCGTTTGTTTGCTACCAATGCAAAACGACCAAGTTATTTAGACCGTTTAGCTCTGACTCTAAAACCACAGGAATTAAAAGCTATAAAGGAGATTTTCACGCAGTATTTGCTTAACCAAACAGTGAACTGGGAAACTAGTATTATATTTGTACAGGCTTGGCGCAAGTCTGTACAAAATTAA
- a CDS encoding DUF4158 domain-containing protein has product MHLVRWLYGRAWVGSESPSVLFDLVTARLVEHKILLPGVTVLERLVASVRERTAKRLWRILSKFPSSAQQEKLEALLVPDEKTWYTPLDQLRRAPTRHSSPALINALNRLVKLRSLGINTLNFSGIPASRLKALARHAATIRVQAIGRCSNSDSIGADLGWRRSRFGRWVAFCSACADAEFRTQ; this is encoded by the coding sequence ATACATTTAGTTCGTTGGCTGTACGGACGTGCCTGGGTTGGTTCGGAAAGTCCAAGTGTTTTATTTGACTTGGTGACAGCAAGGTTGGTTGAACATAAAATTCTTTTACCTGGAGTTACAGTTCTGGAGCGTCTGGTTGCCAGTGTACGGGAACGAACGGCTAAAAGGCTGTGGCGAATTTTATCCAAATTTCCTTCTTCAGCACAGCAGGAAAAGCTTGAAGCCTTACTAGTACCTGATGAGAAAACTTGGTACACGCCATTAGATCAGTTACGGCGAGCGCCAACTCGTCACAGCAGTCCCGCCTTGATTAATGCTTTAAATCGTCTAGTAAAATTGCGTTCCCTGGGTATCAACACTTTAAATTTCTCTGGTATCCCAGCCAGCAGATTAAAAGCTCTTGCCCGCCATGCAGCAACAATTCGAGTTCAGGCGATTGGTCGATGCTCAAACTCAGATTCCATTGGCGCAGACTTGGGGTGGAGGAGAAGTCGCTTCGGCAGATGGGTTGCGTTTTGTAGTGCCTGTGCAGACGCTGAATTCAGGACCCAATAG
- a CDS encoding GIY-YIG nuclease family protein gives MNSPELINPHALPHLPLVNRNNLPEISAIYFVIDQQGTIRYIGRTNNLRNRWKQHHRLSQLDKHHNIKIAWLNISDCSLLAEIEKALIEWFQPSLNRTTVEGKDTDGLGRGRPGGNPDFGTKYRFDYGRDEPLSEQVKVLMHPQMKQQLKNIADLEKCTVPDLIREAIEQYLVAKQTTQIS, from the coding sequence ATGAATAGTCCAGAATTAATAAATCCTCATGCTCTACCCCATCTTCCGCTGGTAAATCGCAACAACCTACCAGAAATATCAGCTATTTATTTTGTCATTGATCAGCAAGGTACTATCCGATATATTGGACGTACTAACAATCTAAGAAACAGATGGAAACAGCATCATAGATTGAGTCAGTTAGATAAACATCACAATATTAAAATAGCTTGGTTAAACATCAGTGATTGCTCGTTACTGGCAGAAATTGAAAAAGCATTGATTGAATGGTTTCAACCTTCACTTAATCGAACCACTGTTGAAGGAAAAGACACTGACGGGCTAGGAAGAGGTAGACCTGGTGGTAATCCCGATTTTGGAACCAAGTATCGCTTTGATTATGGCAGAGATGAGCCACTTTCAGAACAAGTGAAAGTATTGATGCATCCACAGATGAAGCAGCAACTTAAAAATATCGCTGATCTAGAAAAATGCACAGTACCTGATTTGATTCGTGAAGCCATCGAGCAATATTTAGTTGCTAAACAAACAACTCAGATAAGTTAA